A single region of the Triplophysa dalaica isolate WHDGS20190420 chromosome 15, ASM1584641v1, whole genome shotgun sequence genome encodes:
- the fgfbp3 gene encoding fibroblast growth factor-binding protein 1, which yields MKGLSLLFTLSLLFLLSLSQAKKKSKQPSDAVDVSHSTRVKASLPSGQLSTKDGHRCTWEAVERGTNILLMMSCSIPGEEGSRPPYTCQFAGKPWECLAYSSQSSRYWKQVMSKLKKRNNACQGEKVVKTRLCKKAQSAAHMKLTERSEDDTTTPMNKEAGDESKRKTEVSARKGKGTKKEKEEKKEEDGIGEVFNDGYQNTEPDVSYCAEGWSSVCRFFVKFFDG from the coding sequence ATGAAAGGGCTGAGTCTGCTCTTCACCCTttccctcctcttcctcctgtCTTTATCTCAGGCAAAAAAAAAGTCCAAGCAGCCGTCAGATGCAGTAGATGTGTCACATAGCACAAGAGTGAAAGCCTCACTGCCGTCAGGTCAGCTGAGCACTAAAGATGGGCATCGCTGTACCTGGGAGGCTGTGGAGAGAGGCACCAACATCCTCCTAATGATGAGCTGCTCTATCCCTGGGGAGGAGGGGAGTAGACCTCCTTACACGTGCCAGTTTGCCGGGAAACCATGGGAGTGTTTAGCGTACAGCAGCCAGTCCTCCCGGTACTGGAAGCAAGTGATGAGCAAATTAAAAAAGCGGAATAACGCTTGTCAGGGCGAGAAAGTTGTGAAAACCCGCCTGTGTAAGAAAGCTCAGAGCGCGGCCCACATGAAACTCACGGAAAGAAGCGAAGATGATACAACCACACCCATGAACAAGGAGGCGGGGGACGAGAGCAAACGCAAAACAGAGGTATCTGCAAGGAAAGGCAAAGGGACAAAGAAggaaaaggaagagaaaaaagaGGAGGATGGGATTGGAGAAGTCTTTAACGATGGATACCAAAACACAGAGCCGGACGTGAGCTACTGCGCAGAGGGATGGAGTTCCGTCTGCCGCTTCTTCGTCAAGTTTTTTGATGGTTAA
- the LOC130437096 gene encoding D(1C) dopamine receptor → MENDTNHTQDRTHKTQESEEGDGQNSARALLGFVLFLLIVSTLLGNTLVCAAVVKFRHLRSKVTNFFVISLAVSDLFVAVLVMPWEAISAVTGTWLFGRFCGIWIAFDIMCSTASILNLCIISLDRYWAIASPFRYERKMTHRVAFMMIGVAWTLSILISFIPVQLNWHMANDEEEGAAGNGTNYTDNCKANLNRTYAISSSLISFYIPVIIMIATYTRIFRIAQTQIRRISSLERAVEHAQNHHQSNDCSHENSLKTTFKKETKVLKTLSIIMGVFVFCWLPFFVINCMVPFCQCVSDTTFTIFVWFGWANSSLNPVIYAFNADFRKAFSSILGCNKMFPSTAVETVNFSNELVSYHHDTTLQKEAQPLAVQLPHAVSNTREEQCLPFDKDSMSRNHKNLLLPNIAQLECDGEISLDTITPFTTGLMECEGLPGQIINE, encoded by the coding sequence ATGGAGAACGATACAAACCACACACAAGACCGTACGCACAAAACGCAGGAGAGTGAGGAGGGAGACGGACAGAACAGTGCGCGCGCTCTACTTGGGTTCGTACTCTTTCTTCTGATCGTCTCCACGCTCCTTGGGAACACGTTGGTGTGCGCCGCCGTGGTCAAATTCAGGCACCTGCGTTCCAAAGTGACCAACTTTTTCGTAATTTCTCTGGCAGTGTCTGACCTCTTCGTGGCGGTCCTGGTGATGCCGTGGGAGGCGATTTCCGCGGTGACGGGCACGTGGCTCTTCGGCCGGTTTTGCGGCATCTGGATCGCCTTTGACATCATGTGCTCCACCGCATCTATTCTAAACCTGTGCATCATCAGCCTGGATCGCTACTGGGCCATCGCGAGCCCTTTCCGCTACGAGCGCAAAATGACCCACCGAGTGGCTTTCATGATGATCGGGGTGGCATGGACCCTGTCCATCCTCATCTCCTTTATCCCAGTTCAGCTCAACTGGCACATGGCAAACGACGAGGAGGAGGGCGCCGCGGGCAACGGCACCAACTATACCGACAACTGCAAAGCCAATCTGAACAGGACTTACGCCATCTCCTCTTCCCTGATAAGTTTCTACATTCCCGTTATCATCATGATAGCCACTTACACGAGGATATTTCGTATTGCGCAAACACAGATCCGCAGGATCTCCTCTTTGGAGAGGGCAGTGGAGCACGCGCAAAACCACCACCAGTCCAACGACTGCTCCCACGAGAACTCTCTCAAAACCACATTTAAGAAAGAGACTAAGGTTTTAAAAACACTCTCCATCATCATGGGGGTCTTTGTGTTTTGCTGGCTGCCGTTTTTCGTGATTAACTGCATGGTACCCTTCTGTCAGTGCGTAAGTGACACCACGTTTACCATCTTTGTTTGGTTCGGATGGGCAAATTCCTCCCTAAATCCCGTCATTTACGCATTTAACGCAGACTTCAGGAAAGCATTCTCGTCTATTTTGGGCTGCAATAAAATGTTCCCTAGCACTGCAGTTGAGACGGTGAATTTCAGCAATGAACTGGTTTCCTATCACCACGACACGACGCTCCAGAAGGAAGCGCAGCCGCTGGCCGTGCAACTGCCGCACGCCGTCTCCAACACTCGAGAGGAGCAATGCCTCCCGTTTGATAAGGATTCGATGTCGCGGAACCATAAAAACCTGCTGTTGCCCAACATTGCGCAGCTCGAGTGCGACGGGGAGATTTCCCTGGATACGATCACACCGTTTACCACTGGACTCATGGAGTGCGAAGGACTCCCTGGTCAGATCATTAATGAATGA